One segment of Setaria viridis chromosome 4, Setaria_viridis_v4.0, whole genome shotgun sequence DNA contains the following:
- the LOC117854173 gene encoding cytochrome P450 84A1-like, producing the protein MFGGTETVASTLEWAMLELLRSPSELKRAQNELDGGVVGLHRKVDERDLDELPYLRCICKEVLRLHPPLPLLLRESLQDCTVSWHVIPRKSRVWINIWAMDRDEKHWPAAETFRPSRFAEESADVDSSRGGDFRYLPFGFGRRSCPGMQLGMYAVELGLAHLLHCFDWSLPDGMTPSELDADDVLGLTAPKAVRLTAVPRPWLSCPLF; encoded by the coding sequence ATGTTCGGCGGTACGGAGACCGTAGCGTCGACCCTTGAGTGGGCCATGCTGGAGCTCCTCCGAAGCCCCAGCGAGCTGAAGCGCGCGCAGAACGAGCTCGACGGTGGTGTTGTGGGCCTCCACCGCAAGGTCGACGAGCGTGACCTCGATGAGCTGCCGTATCTCCGGTGCATCTGCAAGGAGGtgctccgcctccacccgccgctACCCCTGCTCCTCCGCGAGTCTCTCCAGGACTGCACCGTGAGCTGGCACGTCATCCCGCGCAAGTCCCGCGTCTGGATCAACATCTGGGCCATGGACCGCGACGAGAAACACTGGCCGGCCGCCGAGACGTTCCGGCCGTCGAGGTTCGCCGAGGAGAGCGCTGACGTCGACTCCAGCAGGGGCGGCGACTTCCGGTACCTGCCGTTCGGGTTCGGGCGGCGCTCGTGCCCCGGGATGCAGCTTGGCATGTACGCGGTGGAGCTTGGCCTTGCGCACTTGCTGCACTGCTTCGACTGGTCGCTGCCGGATGGGATGACGCCGAGCGAGCTGGACGCGGACGACGTTTTGGGTCTCACGGCGCCCAAGGCCGTGAGGCTGACGGCTGTGCCCCGGCCATGGCTCTCTTGTCCGCTGTTCTGA